In a genomic window of Kiritimatiellia bacterium:
- a CDS encoding DUF1353 domain-containing protein translates to MNPSPFIVQLRDPEGRFSGPFRFRYVNGRDWAVAEDLSYRTRAGPVSTVRAGFTTDFATIPPPLWPFMPPAGDGRNFYGLAALWHDWLYWHGAVEGRPISRPYADGIFLELMRYLGVSRLLARIMWAAVRSFGWYQWNKYRRHNENRIYPSGRPVAL, encoded by the coding sequence ATGAACCCGTCACCCTTCATAGTCCAGTTGCGCGACCCGGAGGGTCGGTTCAGCGGCCCATTCCGGTTCCGGTATGTCAACGGGCGGGACTGGGCGGTGGCGGAGGATCTTTCCTATCGCACCAGGGCGGGGCCGGTGTCCACGGTTCGGGCTGGGTTCACGACCGACTTCGCCACGATCCCGCCGCCGCTCTGGCCCTTCATGCCGCCGGCGGGGGATGGCAGGAACTTCTACGGCCTCGCGGCGCTCTGGCATGACTGGCTGTACTGGCATGGGGCCGTCGAGGGGCGGCCGATCAGCCGCCCCTATGCCGACGGCATCTTCCTCGAACTCATGCGCTATCTCGGCGTATCGCGCCTGTTGGCCCGCATCATGTGGGCCGCTGTCCGTTCTTTCGGTTGGTACCAGTGGAACAAATACCGGAGGCACAATGAAA